Below is a genomic region from Brassica rapa cultivar Chiifu-401-42 chromosome A08, CAAS_Brap_v3.01, whole genome shotgun sequence.
cttcttcttaatgtAAAGATGGCGTTGATACAACTTTCTTTCTTTACTGATCTTTAACGTTTTTTAGGCAATGATGACGGTGAAGAACTGGTCCCAAAATGCTGGTTCTACTTCAACTTCAATTGGTAGACCTGCAATTCATCCGGCAATGGTGGATCTGAAAGGCAAAGCATACGAGTAAGCAGTTTCTTGTTATTATTACAAAAAGAATATGAAGGCACTTGCTTACATTGTTGCTACAtgtaaatggttttttttttttggcaggcTTTTGAGACAGAACGCAGACAAATTCTTGATGGAAGATCTGTACAGGAACCCAGGGCCGCTTCAGTACGATGGTCCTGGCGCAGATGCTAAAGCAGTGAGTCTCTGCGTTGAAGATCAAGATTACATGGGGCGTATCAAGAAGCTGCAAGAATATCTAGACCAGGTATGTGTTTTCTTTTACTATCGTTTCGAAATGAttgtatattaataattattttgacattttgGTGGGTCTGGTCAGGTGAGGACGATAGTGAAGCCAGGATGTTCTCAAGACGTACTGAAAGCAGCACTGAGCGTGATGGCTTCAGTGACTGATGTTCTCACCACCATTTCTTCATCTTCAAATGGTGGTCAACAAACTGCTTAGAACGCAAAAGAAAGAGAGCCAGCCAACTCTTTATAAAAgcttcaatgtttttttttgcataaaaaCTCTTTTCAATATCCCACATTTcgtgttcttgtttttttttttaattcttaaacGATGTAACGTTTGTTGTGGGTTGAGTTTAGAAATCGAGAAAAACAAAGTTTTGAATTTATGTTATCAACAGACtttatttgttttctaaatCTACCTACCATATTTATACATCTTTTGGGTTCGTTCCATATTGAGCCCATATTATCTATTTCAGCCCAATTATTTAGGCCCATTAAGCTTTGCAAATTAGATGTTAAACTCGGTCGTTTCAAACCCATCCATGCTTCCAATACCTTCTTCGGCCATTGACAAAGGATTGTTCtcagctctctctctctgtatctCCTTCCTATTTCTCCGCCTGCGAACCCCCTACGGCGCCACCGTTAGCCCCTCTCTCTATCCTTCCCGTGTTTTCGTCGCCGGCGCCGTCGCTGTAGAAACAGGTAAACCagttctttttcctttttgctTGTTTTCTCTGTTAGTTATGAGGATGTGAATCACAGCAATAGAGTGAGCTTCTAATTCTCAATTGCGTTTCCTTCTAAGTAGTGTTTACTCGAAACCCAGAAAGAAAGGGAGGGTTTTTTTGATGGAGGATACGGAGATGCAATTAGGAGACGTGCCGCCTTGTGTTACTACTGATGATGTCCTTAAGGAAGAACCAGAAAAGAACCTAAACACTAGTGAAACCCCCCAGCCCATTCTTCCCGTGGATAAGGGAGATGAAAATGGTCATGAGGATGTTGGAGTTTCTCTTCACTCTGAGAACAAGACAGATGATGCTAAGGTGCAGGTTTCGAGTCCCAAGGCTGGAGATGGGAATGGCAAAAAGCGCAAAAATTGGTTGCTCAGTGATTCTgaggtaataataataataatagactATGTTACTTTCTACTACATTTGGTTTAAAAAGGACTGATCTTTTTCACTGGATTGAATATCAATTGTTTTGTTATATAAGGGAAAGGAACTTAGGAGTAACGATTATTCTTCTTACGAGTTCGCTTTTCTATACAGGCAGGGGAAGTTGATGAAGCAGGGACGTTAGAAGAACAGCAGGCGTTTCTAAGAGAGTTGGCGACATTTCATAAAGAGAACTACCTGGAATACAAACCTCTTAAGTTTTATGGGCAGCCTTTAAACACTCTCAAGTGAGTTTTTAGAATATGTTGCTTTTGTTTCTTAAACAAACTCATATTCAATTTTAAATGAGTGTCTGACTTTTGCATGTTTTACTATGCAATGTAGGCTATGGCGAGCAGTCGTTAAACTAGGTGGCCATGACTTGGTATTAAACTCCTACATCTCCACTTTATGATAACCAAAACCATATCATTTGAGTTTGACTCGTATGATTGTTAGTTATATTGGATTTGTTTGAGTTATGGATAGCATATGAACTGTATAACGTGTAATATTTTAAATCGGTAAGCTTATTGATGATAAAGAGTATCTATAGCCATGTGAAAGATTTTCAGAGAGGAGATAAGTGATTTAAGTATATGCATATATGTCAATGAGTGTTTGATATGTTGTCCGGAAAGTATATTGGTTTTACTGTTATTTGGCGGATTTTTATTCGATGTTTCTCAGAATTTTCTACTGAAAATTGAATGTTTATTGGTCTTCatgattcttttgtttttttcatgtaATTTAGGTCACCACATCTAAGCTATGGCGGCAAGTTGGAGAATCCTTCAATCCTCCAAAGTATGGCTGATGTTTCCCTTAGACTGGCCGTTAGTCTTTTCTGATTTTTCATGATGGTAACTTGTTATAAATTTGGTTTAACTATCTTTTCCAGGACGTGCACAACAATCTCCTACACATTCCGCAATTTCTATGAGAAGGTGAGTTTTGTTGCTGTGCATAACTACCATGTATTATTCTTGTCTTCATTTTTACTTATCCACATAAGACAATTCTGACTACTTCCTTTAGCACGTTGGATGCACTGatagttttttctttctgttttatCATATAGATATTTGTACATAgtgatttgaatatttgcttcAATTGTAGGCACTTTTGGAATACGAAAAGAGTTTAAGGAAAAATGGTGAGCTTAACTTTCCTAATTCAACACACAATCTGTCTTCAGGCCTCGAGAAAGAGGTAAACAAATTCCTCTAAAATGGTAGcttttattaatgtattgtGGGAACTGGTTCAATGGTCATGTACGGAGAACATGTTGAAACTGAGAGAATGACAgcttaaaattttcttttgagCATTTATTATATGCATAATGGAATTTCTTGAATGTGCAATACCAGCTAAACATGTTAAGCCTCACCGGCACCATCTGCAATCTAGCTGAATACAAGTTATAGCCTTTTATGTCTGATAGGAAAGCTGCTAAGAAACCTATGTGCATAACCATGTTTTTGATGTAGGTTATTAGTCATCAAGGTTCAGGATCAGGAAGGGCTCGGAGAGATTCTGCAGCTCGTGCTATGCAAGGCTGGCATACACAGCGCCTTGTCGTATCTGGAGAGGTTACTGAGACTATTGCTAAGATTTCACTTCAAATCTTACTGCACTTTGTGACTTCTCCTGCAGAAATTTCCTCTGTACCATAACGATGTTCTCCTTTTGTTTCAGGATAAGGGCTTAAGCTCAACCCCAAAGCATAAGAAACTCAAAAGCATTGGTAAATCAATTCCCTCAAGGCATTGCTGTTCTTGTCTACAAGAGTTGCTTAACATTGTGTTTCCAACGGTTTTTTCAGGCTTCCAGAAACCCAAAACACAAACCTGCATGGACCTTGTTCTTTCCCATGAAGCAGAAAAACAGTTACGTCCTGCTTATTTGTAACCCTCAGAtagttattttagtttttgcttCTTTCTATTAATCCCTCTAAGCACTAATagtatgaaaacaaaaacatttcttGACCATTACATGTtactataattttctttttctatctTGTCCCTGATCAGTGCAAGATATTAACTTACAATAATATGATTTTGGCTTCTTAGGTCGGTTGCtgatgttgttgatgatggACCCCTTGCTGACTGGGTGAAGATAAGTGTCAAAGAAACTGTGAGTAACTTCTGCCATCTTTTTCCTCGTTGTAACTAGTGATCAAAAGGCCGCTTTGAGAAACCCCAAAAAGAAAATTGCAAACTGGATTAATTGTTTTCAATCTGAAACCTTaccaaatctattttatttttattttaactcaCAGAAGGAGTCCTTTGAGATATATGCTTTGGTACCTGGACTTCTTCGCAAAGAGGTGATCACTCCCTTGTCCTCTATTAACTCTTTCACTTTCGTATGATAGCAAGCACATAGAGAGATCTCTAGCTACCACAGTAAATCATAACAGAGTTCATAGTCCTGAACatcatttgtttgtttttttttgttctcagATTCGAATTCAGTCAGATCCGGCTGGACGACTGATTATAACAGGAGAGCCTGAGCAGCTTGACAATCCTTGGGGCATTACACCATTCAAAAAGGTAAAACTTCCTTATATATCTCAAATATTGCCATTAACCAATATATAGACTTTTTGTTATCTTACTGAGAACCGTCCTGTCATTGTGATTATGATAAAATCAGATTGTTGGCTTATCAGCAAGAATCGATCCGCTTCACACATCTGCGGTCATGAGCATGCACGGTCGGTTGTTCATACGAGTTCCTTTTGAGCAGTGACTGATCTCAAGAGTGAAGTCGTTGTCTGTTTATAGTTTCTTAAAGGAACGCAATCGTACCAGAACAAAACTGCTAAGGCTGCTGAAGCGTTTTTTAACTGTAGTTCTAGTCTGAAGACCGAAGTGACGAGCAGACAATCAGACATTGTATCTTGCTGCAAGGTTTTTATGTAGAAGTTGAGACTAGTTGGATAAGCTGCTCCATATCTTATAGTTTAAAGCCTTTATAGGATGCAACCAACAATGAATATGTGTTTgtttacacccaaaaaaaaatgatatgttTGTTCAAACTCTGGAATGTTaagcttttcttctttttttttggtcaaaaatgaTATGTGTTTGTTCAAACTCTGGAATGTTAAGCTTTTCTTAtgatttgttttcaaaaagTGAAAGTAAAGTTTTAAGGGAAAACAATAGTAACAGAAAACTTATTTGACATGTTTCATGAATCTAAAAGGTTCATGATTATTTGGGGGACATGATGAAAAGAATATAAAGTTCATGATATATTTCAATATTTCTATCATGAAGTTCATTTAAGGTTCAAACTCGTCAAGTCCAGGCTATTTTTTAGATATCAGAAAAATATTGCAGGGTATTATTTGATGAATTAGAATTAAtgtctttcaatttttttgaggACCAGGAAACGTCAATTTGGTCTAAACAATGTTCAGTTTACGGATACGACAACATCATTAATTTCTTAACTAGATTAGAAGATAatggttattaaaaaaaaactaagtaaTCACATATATAGATGTATGTTGTGTGTATGTCTTTATCATGCAGACATATACAAAATGGTATCTGGAAAGATGAAGTTGCTTATTCTCAACTTGGTGTAGCTCAATTGCATGTAAGGCAAATGACACGACCACATGGGAATTTGCTAATGTATGCAAACATAGCTACAAACGCTTTTTCCGTAACATGTTCCAAAGTTCCAAAAAAGCCAcatgaaataacaaaagtaggtattaatatttttattttatttattttggcaaAACATTTCTTGCTGAATGTATATATTATCACCCTTAGTATTTATAAGAGCACTCTCATTAGTGAACTTATGGGGAGGTTCACAcagattccaaaaaaaaaaatattaaaataaggaATAGTGATGAGCTTGTCTCTCTCCACTTCTTTCCAGTGAACCTGGTTCCACAGATTGGTccgaaaaataaattttttttttttaaaacaaaaatcaaaccaaaaaaataaaaaaataaaaaattattttgtgaaCCCCTTTCACTAATGGGGGTGCTCTAAGAGCTCCAATTTCTATGAGACGTAGCCAAGAAGAAATTTCAGGTTTTAGATTCACAATACCTTTCATCAAAAGACTCACAATCTTAAATTTAAGCTAGTGTTTGCATTCGTTGTGATATGCTTCGTAAAACATTGACTTTGGTCAtgtgcatgttttttttttttgactaaaaaagGGTTAAACCCGGGTCTATTAAAGACACAGACCTAACCCCCGGGTGGAGGTACAGCCCACGGATAGACCCTCTCCTGGGCATTCAAATGAGCCGAAAGCAATAGCCCATATCCGTGTGGCCAGCGGGGTTCGAACCAGGGTTCGCCGTATTGGGTTTAATCCCTCAAGCGCCACTGGACTACCACCACTGGTTTGGTCATGTGCATGTTTGTTATGTTAATAATCAATCATTATAGATACAtgtataaagaaaacaaaaaaattctcTTTAGGAGTTTATATTGGTTATCTGACAGTATTTGTGTTAGTATATTGGTATCATCTAAGATGAGCTTCTCCTCTTTTGTTCCTAGTCAATAAATTTGCCTAGGGAATTGGAACATTCCTCTTTTTCACATATCTTGGTAATCAAAACTCCTTTTGTTATCTTGCAGCAGAGACTCTTAACTGACACTACAAATGGTTCATGTTCTTAGTTGATATTCCCATGTCAAGTTCACAAATTCATATGTAACTGACGTGAAACACCATATACTTCATGTTTCTATGCTTTGCTGTAACAGTTGCTTTAACCATTACCTTAGGCATTGGCTTAAATTCGAAAGCAACAGTCTTCATCATGCTCTTGTCACCATAatcattttctgtttttaattgatatataaatCGGTAAGGAAGTAGATGATATCATCACGACCTCCCTTTTCGTACCGCCAAGGGATGCTTAACAAGAAAAATCACATTTTCATAGGATAAAAGATAAAACTAAAGTATTAGTATCTAAGAGCATTCCGAAGATTACCACTGAAGTTctcaaaatacatatatatatatatatatatatatatatatataactattatgAGTATCTTAATTTTAcgtcaaaatttcttttttcaaaTACTTTGAATTGGATTTTCcgtaaaattaaaatacatataattaaatattaatatttatatatacgtatatatgTATTATGAGAACTTTTCTGGTTAAACCCCCATGTGAGGTGCTCTAAACTTATACAAAACCAGAATACATTTTGAATTGTTGGTTGAGACACATAGCTAAATTCTCCATACATGCCAATATTAGGGTGTTTGACCGCATATATGTGGCCTACAATATGTCCCAAGCTACTTATTGCCAACCTGTCTTAAATTCTTAATGATGTTGAATTTACAACTCTCATAGAAAGGATAGCTCTAATTGGAGCGTTATAATGCATATATTTTATGCATTCAATTAATCTGAGTGTTGGATTAATGGACATCATTATAACATGGCCACTCCAAGTATCcgattggtttttttttttaatttaaaaccaCAGTTTAGAAGGCTgcataaataattaaagttcAAAAAGGCTGCATAAACGAGGACTGTATAATTGAGCAATAAACGTTTTGATCAATCTCTCTCTATAATTCTATATATGTAAGTTAGTGTTTATCCTTATAGATGTAGTACATTGAAGTTTTGAGAAAAACTTGGAATGAATGTGCATTATACGACAGATAGGTATGGGTAATACTTTTGGCCTATATACGTTGATATAAACATCAAAGAGTGTTATATTAGACTGACTGAAAACGTATTgtataaaatattcatatagAGCAACTTCTGAGatgtccatatatatatattcatcaaGCATATGTCGTAAAACCTCACAATTTCTTATAAGAATTCGAAACCGttaattaaaaactatatatgatatatctatCAAATCGAGCTAAGTAATAAGTATGATAATAGTTAATTATACCGTACATCACGAAACCCTAGCAATGAATGAAAGAAAGACGTATATGGAGAGTATTTCTAAGTAACAATATGAAAGACAAATATGCATTCCTCTAACGTCTAGGATCGATCTATCAAGATGAAAGAGGAAAGAAAAAACACGAACGCTCAAATATGCATATTAACTACAAAATAAATACCAAAGATCCCAAATAAAAGAGGACTCCACAAATGATTTAAACACACATAAAATTATCCGTtgataaaatatgtaaattCAATTAAAAGGTGGTCTTGAAGGTGTACCAGCTCCCCATCCTAGCAAATGAGGATCACCGGGAAAACCATAGCCACCCACATTACCTCCTAACTGTCCCTGACCGGTCACTCCCGATGGTGGAGAAGCTGATGGGGCATGCTGCATCTGCGGTggtcctcctcctccgccgccgccaccaccgccttcttcttcctcctcctcaatTGGC
It encodes:
- the LOC103835767 gene encoding pyrophosphate--fructose 6-phosphate 1-phosphotransferase subunit alpha 1 codes for the protein MMTVKNWSQNAGSTSTSIGRPAIHPAMVDLKGKAYELLRQNADKFLMEDLYRNPGPLQYDGPGADAKAVSLCVEDQDYMGRIKKLQEYLDQVRTIVKPGCSQDVLKAALSVMASVTDVLTTISSSSNGGQQTA
- the LOC103835768 gene encoding AT-rich interactive domain-containing protein 6 isoform X1, which encodes MEDTEMQLGDVPPCVTTDDVLKEEPEKNLNTSETPQPILPVDKGDENGHEDVGVSLHSENKTDDAKVQVSSPKAGDGNGKKRKNWLLSDSEAGEVDEAGTLEEQQAFLRELATFHKENYLEYKPLKFYGQPLNTLKLWRAVVKLGGHDLVTTSKLWRQVGESFNPPKTCTTISYTFRNFYEKALLEYEKSLRKNGELNFPNSTHNLSSGLEKEVISHQGSGSGRARRDSAARAMQGWHTQRLVVSGEDKGLSSTPKHKKLKSIGKSIPSRHCCSCLQELLNIVFPTVFSGFQKPKTQTCMDLVLSHEAEKQSVADVVDDGPLADWVKISVKETKESFEIYALVPGLLRKEIRIQSDPAGRLIITGEPEQLDNPWGITPFKKIVGLSARIDPLHTSAVMSMHGRLFIRVPFEQ
- the LOC103835768 gene encoding AT-rich interactive domain-containing protein 6 isoform X2, with product MEDTEMQLGDVPPCVTTDDVLKEEPEKNLNTSETPQPILPVDKGDENGHEDVGVSLHSENKTDDAKVQVSSPKAGDGNGKKRKNWLLSDSEAGEVDEAGTLEEQQAFLRELATFHKENYLEYKPLKFYGQPLNTLKLWRAVVKLGGHDLVTTSKLWRQVGESFNPPKTCTTISYTFRNFYEKALLEYEKSLRKNGELNFPNSTHNLSSGLEKEVISHQGSGSGRARRDSAARAMQGWHTQRLVVSGEDKGLSSTPKHKKLKSIGFQKPKTQTCMDLVLSHEAEKQSVADVVDDGPLADWVKISVKETKESFEIYALVPGLLRKEIRIQSDPAGRLIITGEPEQLDNPWGITPFKKIVGLSARIDPLHTSAVMSMHGRLFIRVPFEQ